The Mycolicibacterium flavescens genomic interval GGCGATGGAAGACACCCTGGCCGCCCTGATCTGCCACGGTGCGCTCTCGCGCTTCCCCGACCTGAAGGTACTCGTGGTAGAGAACGGCAGCGGCTGGGTGCGAAACCTTCTGCGCCTGTTGGACAAGGCCTACCGGACGATGCCCAAGGAGTTCGACGAGCATCCTGTCGAGGTGTTCAAACGCAACGTCTACATCCACCCGTTCCTCGAGGACGACATCAAGGGAATCATCGAGATCATGGGTGAAGACCACGTGATGTTCGGCTCGGACTTTCCCCACCCCGAGGGCATCGGCGACCCGCTGAGTTTTGTCGACCGCCTCGACGGCATCTCCGAGACCGCCAAGGCAAAGATCATGGGCGGCAATGCCATCGAGCAACTGGGCCTTCAAACGGTCCCGGCATGACGCAGACAACCGCTTCGCCGACGGAGTACGACGGAATCGCCGCCTTCGAAGAGCACGTGGGCGAGCATCTGGGGTACAGCGAATGGCGCCAGGTCACCCAGAAAGAGATCGACCTGTTCGCCGAGGCGACGGGGGACCACCAGTGGATCCACGTGGACGCCGAGAAGGCGGCGAACGGGCCCTACGGCAAGACGATTGCCCATGGCTATCTCACACTGTCGCTGGTACCCGTTCTCGTCCAACAGATCTACAAGGTGACCGGCTTGTCGATGCAGGTCAATTACGGCGTGGACAAACTGCGGTTCCCGGCACCCGTTCCGGTCGACTCACGCATCCGCGGAGGCGCCGAGTTGATCAAGGTGGAGCGCACCAACAACGGCGCCAGGGCCACGGTGCGGGTCACCGTCGAGGTCGAAGGCTCCGAACGGCCGGCCTGCGTCGTCGACACCATCGCCGCGATGGTCGACTAGGTCGTCATTGCGCGCAGCTGGGCAGCCGCGATTGTGCGGTTTCATACGGCTGGCCCGGCGCGTCGCGTATGAAACCGCAAAACCGGCAGAAGCAGTTGCTCGCGCAGGGAAGTCAGGCGTTCAGGATCCGTTCGCCGATGACGCGCCGATCGCGCAGGGACGAGATCTCCTCGCCGGTAAGGCCCAGCGCGCCGAGTACCTCGTCGTTGTGTTGCCCGAGAGTCGGTGACGGGGTGCGGTGGTGGCGCGACGGCCCCGGCGTGATCCGAAAAGGCCATCCGGGGTACCGCTGCCGACCGGCGATCCGATGGTCCAGGTCTTCATAGAACCCGCGCGCGTCGAGTTGGTCGATGTCGTACATCCGGTCGGCCGTCATCAGCCGCTGCGCAGGCACGCCGCGTTGAAGCAAGGCTTCGGCGAAATCGTCGGCCTGCCGTGTGGCCGCGCACTCGGCGATCACCTCGTCGAACTCGTCGTGGTGGCCCAACCGTGCCTCCGCTGACGCGAATCTTGGGTCCTCGCGCAATTCGGGGCGGCCGATCACGTCGGTCACGGCTGCCCAGTCAGCGTCGTCGCGCACCGAAAGTGCGATCCAATCATCCTCTCCCGCAACGGCGTAGACGCCTTGTGTATAACGGCGGTGCCGGTTGCCCTCGCGTTCGTGCACACGTCCCGTCAACGAATACTCGATCACGGGTTCGGCCGTCACCGCCGCGCCGACCTCGATCTGCGCCACCTCGATCAGCTGGCCCTCACCGGTTCGGCGCCGGTGTTCGAGCGCTGCGAGGAGCGCCACCGTGGCATGGACACCTGCGATCGGGTCGGCCGGACCCTGCAGGTTGCACGGGGGACCGTCGGCGTAGCCGGTCACCGCGGACATCCCGGCGAGCTGTTCGATGTTCAGGGCCCAGCCGACGTAGTCCCGCCACGGACCCTCGAGCCCGAACCCGGGCATGCGCACCATGACCACACCCGGGTTGATCTGGACCAGTGAGTCGTAGTCCAACCCGAACTGTTCGACCACCCGCGGCGAGAAGTTCTCGATCACCACGTCGGCGTCGGCCGCGAGGCGCAATGCCAACTCCCGGCCGGCGTCGGTCCCGAGGTCGAGGGTGATGTCGCGCTTGTTGAGGTTCGTGCCCTGCCACAGCGGCCCGATCTCGTACCAGTCGTCGCTGTTGCGCAGTAGCGAACCCGAATACCGATGCCCATCGGGCCGCTGGATCGACTCGACCTTGACGACGTCGGCGCCGAACGCGCCGAGATAGCAGGTGAGGTACGCACCGGCCCAGAACGTGCTGAGGTCAAAGACTTTCAATCCGGAGAACGGGCTTGTCGCGTCGCCGACATTCGCAGTGTCGCGTTCCCCGCGGGTCTCCCACTGCACGGTGGCCTCCGCGCCGAGGGGCGGCGCGGGCCGCGACGCACCCACTAGCGTCCTCGACAACCGAAACGGCGCCCCTGGCCGTCGAAACCGTGCGTCCTCGGGTCCGCCGTCGACGAAGAAGCCGCGGTCGCGGTACTGCGGGCAGTCCTGGATCGATGAGCCGTCGTTGATGGGGGCGGCCGGAATCCGCATGGCCTGACTCAGCTCGACGAGATCGCCAACCGAGATCGAGTCCAGCCAGGGCTGCGCCTTCGCGAAGAACTCATCGCGCTCGGGCCCCCCCAACATGATCGCGAGCTGGTGTTCGCCGAATTCGGGGAGCCCCATCATCGCGCAGACGTCCAGCCAGTGCTGTCCGGTCAGACAGTTGATGCCGATCCAGCCGTCAGCCGCGCGGACGATGCCCAACATCGGTGCTGCCTTCGAGTTGGTCGGCAGCCCCATGCTTTTCAGCCGCTCGGCCAGCAGCATCGGATAGGGCAGCGTACACAACAACGACTCGAACGCCGAGACGTCGACCTCCACGAGCCGACCCGGTTCGACGTCCGCGATGCGTAGAGCGGTCAGCGCCGCGAGTGCCGCGTAGCCTCCCGCGATGTATTCGGGTATGCGCGCTCCGGCCTGCACGGGCGTTCGGCCGAACTCCCTGACGTTCACCCACCCCGACGCCGCCTGCAGGGTCAGTGATGTCGACGGGCGGTCACGCCGGGGACCGTCCTGCCCGTAGTCCGAGATCCTCACGACGGCGAGGCCGGGGTTGATCCGTTGCAACGAATCGCGATCCAGCCCCCAGTCGAAACGCTCGGCTGACCCAGCGGCCAGATCCTCGACCAGGAGGTCGGCCTGGGCGATTAGCTCGTGAGCTTGTTCGATACCCGCTGCTGTACTGAAATCCAGTGTCAGACCGTATTTTCCGGCATTGAGGTACTCGAATAGTCCGCCGCCGGGCCCCCAGGCGCGCAGCGGATCACCCGTCGGCGGCTCGATCTTGCACACATCGGCACCGAGATCGGTCAGGAGCTTGGCGCAGTACGGCGCCGCGATGTCGCTGCCCAGTTCGACGACCCGCAGTCCGGCCAGGGCTTCGCTCACGCCGGAACCCCGATCGCCTTGGGCTCCATATACGCACGTAATCCCATGACCCCGCCCTCACGACCGATGCCGCTCTGTTTGAAACCGCCGAACGGAGCGTCGCCGGGGATCGTGCCGTTGATCGAGACCTGGCCCGTCCTGATACGTCGTGCGATGCCGACGGCGCGTTCGATATCGGCGCCCCACACCGCACCGCCGAGCCCGTACGCCGAGTTGTTCGCCACGGCCACCGCCTCGTCGTCGCCGTCATAGCGCAGAACGGTCAGCACCGGCCCGAACACCTCCTCCTGCGCAATGTACGAATCGGGGCTGGTGTCGGTGAGAATTGTCGGCTCGAAATAGAAGCCCTGCGAGTGGTTTTCGGGGCGCCCTCCGCCGGCCACCACCTTCGCGCCGTCGGACTCCGCCCGTCGGACGAAACCCTCCACGCGCTCGAGATGCTCCCTGCTGATCAGCGGCCCCATGCCCACCCCGTCGTCGGCGGGATTGCCGACCGTCACCGCACGCGCCAGATCGGCGAGCCGGGTGACGACGTCGTCGTGCAGTGCGGCGGGCACCACGAGCCGGCTGTTGAGGATGCACGCCTGCCCCGCATGGAGCGTGCACCCTTCGAACAACAGCCGTTCCAGGAGTTCGTCGGTGACTTCGACATCGTCGAGCAGAACCGAGGCCGACTTGCCGCCGCATTCGAGCAGGATCCGTTTCATCGTCCTCGCCGCGCCCGCCATCACGTCGCGGCCGACCGCGGAGCTGCCGGTGAAGCTCACCATGTCTACCCGCGGGTCCAGGGTCAGCGCCTTGCTCGCGTCGATGCCGGTGGGAGTGACGACGTTGACGACCCCGGGCGGAATATCGGTCTCGTCGTCGATGATCCGTGCCAGGGCCAAGCCGGCGAGCGGCGTCAGCGGTGACGGCTTCAACACGACAGTGTTGCCCGCGGCCAGCGCCGCACCCACTTTCATCACGTTGAGGGTGTGGGGAAAGTTCCACGGCGTCATGATCGCCACCACGCCGAGAGGTTCGTACCGCAATAGCGTGGTACCCGCCGCCCCCCACGCGTCCATCGGCGCCTCAGCCGGCTCGAGCGCGAGTTCCGCGGAGTGCCCCGCCATGAATGCGGGGCCGTCAACGTGGATCAGACGTTCGTTTGCCGTGCAACCCCACTCAGCCCGCGCGAGCGCGTAGATCTCGTCGCCATGGGCGAGGAGCGCGTCACTCAATTGCTGCAGGCACCGGGACCGCTCCTGCGGTGTGGTCGTCACCCAGGGCCCGGTGTCGAATGCGCTTCGCGCGGCGGCGATCGCCTGTCCGACCTGCGCAACCCCGGCGTCGGGCGCCGACGCGATGACAGCCTCCGTGGCCGGATCGACGACTGCATATCGGCCGCTTTCCGGTTTCACCCAGCTGCCGTTGATGTAGAGGTCATAGTCGTCGACGAGGGTGGATGCGGCCATCAGATCACTGGACCTTCCTGCTTTACGGCTGCGGGCTGTCGAGTCGTCCCCGGGTTATCGAAATGCCCGACATCTGCGCCTTGTGTGTACACCCGCGAGGTTGGCCGAGTCAACGTCTGGGGCGGTTGTCCTGCGGTGATGTGCATTGACACGGTGATCTTATGTGCTGTAGACACAGTTCGACCGGACATTTGTGTTTGATCTGTCCGATGCCCGATGTGTTGAGGAGAGTCTGCGTGCCTACGGAATCGACGCCCCGACCCACCTCCGCTCACCCTCTGCACTCTCCGGACTTCTACGCCGGCGACCCGTACCCGGCCTACCGGGAATTGCGCGAGACGAGTCCGGTGGTGTGGAACGACGTCACGAACTTCTGGGCGCTGACCAAATACGAAGACGTGCGCTTCGTCTCCGGCCATCCGATGTTGTTCTCGTCTACGCGCGGCATCACGATTCCGGATCCCAGCCAGCCCGAGCCCGTCCAAGAGGGCAACCTGATCTTCACCGATCCGCCGCGACACCGGCAGCTGCGCAAGCTCATCAACGCGGGGTTCACCCGGCGTCAAGTGTCGTTGCTGGAGCCCACGATCCGCAGCATCGTCGACGGCATAGTCGACGGCATCGACCCCTCCCGCGAGTATGAGTTCGCCGAAGAGATCGCGGCTCCCCTACCCACCCGGATGATCGCCGAAATGCTGGGCGCCGCACCGGAAGACTGGGAGAAGTTCCGCACCTGGTCCGATGCCGCCGTCGGCACCGCCGACCCCGACATCGAGCTGGACCACCTGGTGGCGCTCGGTGAGCTGTACGAATACTTCACCAAACTGATCGAGGCCCGGCGCTCCGGCGAGGTAACCGGACAGGACGATCTGTTGAGCATCCTGGCCGCCGCCGAAGTCGACGGGGAACGCCTCACCGATGCCGACCTGCTCAACTTCTCATTCCTTCTCCTGGTGGCAGGCAACGAGACCACCCGCAACCTGATTGCGCTCGGTACGGCGATGCTGCTGAATCATCCCGATCAGTTCGCACTGCTTCGTTCTGATCCGACACTGCTGACATGCGCGGTCGAGGAGATGCTGCGCTTCACCAGTCCGGTGACCCACATGGCGCGCAGAGCCACCGCCGACGTCGAAATCCGAGGACAGAAGATCCGGGCCGGTGACACGGTGGTGATGCTGTACGGCGCGGCCAACCGGGATGAGGAGGTCTTCGGACCCACGAGCGAGGAGTTCGACATCACCCGGAACCCGAACCCGCACATCGCCTTCGGCGCCGGTGAGCATGCGTGTCTCGGCGCTCAACTGGCAAGGCTCGAAGCCAGGATTATGTTCGAGGTGCTCTTCGGTACCTATCCGAGCATTGAGCTCACCGGGGACGTGACCCGCCTGCGCGCCACGATGGTGCCGGGCGTCAAACGCATGCCGGTGCGCCTGAAAGCGAGCGTGTGATGGACTTCGACTACACCCCCGAACAAGAACGACTTCGGGCCGAGTTCCGGGAGCGCCTCGAGGCGGTGATGACCCCGGAGCGGCGTGCGGCGGTCTCCGGCCTGATGGAGGGCGGCGCGGCGATGACCGAGTGCAGGCGCACGCTCGGCGAGGCCGGTCTGCTCGGTGTCGCTTGGCCGGTGGAGTACGGCGGACGGGGGCTGACCGCGCTGGAGCAGTACATTTTCAGCGAGGAGGCGCGCCGCGTGCATGCGCCGTTGCCGATGATCACGCTCAACACCGTCGGCCCCACCCTCATTCAATACGGCACCGAGGAACAGAAGCAGAAGTTCCTTCCCGCGATACTGAAGGGCACCGTTGACTTCGCGATCGGCTACTCCGAGCCAGGGGCGGGAAGCGATCTCGCCTCGTTGCGAACCACCGCGGTGCGTGACGGCAATGAGTTCGTCATCAACGGCTCGAAGATGTTCACCAGTGGAGCGGAGTTCGCCGACTACATCTGGCTGGCGGCGCGAACCGATCCAGAAGCCAAGAAGCACAAGGGCATCACCGTGTTCATCGTGCCCACCGACTCGCCGGGGTTTTCGTGGAAACCCCTGCACACCATGCCGGGTGTGTCGACCTACTACACGTTCTACGACGATGTGCGGGTACCCGAGAGCGCGATCGTGCTCGGCGAGAACCAGGGCTGGAAGCTGGTGACCAACCAGCTGAACCTGGAGCGCGCCGCGCTCGGCAACCTCGGCGCGCTGGAACCGTTGTTCGCCAAGACCGTCGAATGGGCCAGGACCACGCCGCTCGACGACGGACGCGTCATCGACCAGCCGTGGGTCCAACAGGCCCTCGCGCGTGTCGAGGCGCAGGTCGCTGCCTACCGATTGTTGAACCTGCGGGTCAACAGCAACATGAGCTCCGGAGCACTGGGTATGGGAGAAGCCTCTGCGGCAAAGGTTTTCGGAACCGAACTCACTCAGCAGGTGGCCCGTGAGCTTCTCGATGTCGTCGGGCAGACCGGAACCCGGAAGGGCCCCGACGCGCCTCTGAAGGGTGACCTCGAAAGCGCTTACCGTCTCGCCGTCATCAACACCTTCGGTGGCGGCGCAAACGAACTGCAACGAGACATCATCGCCATGGCGGGTCTCGGAATGCCACGCGCACCCCGCGACATGCGAGCGTCCTGAGAAAGGAATCCTGCAGTGACCGACACGACGAAAGCCGATCTGCGCGAGCGCCTCGACGCGCTCATCGGCAAGCCCACCGACGGTGTCGGCAAGCCGGTACGTGCGCCGGATCCGGTGAATGCCGCGATGATCCGGCACTGGGCGTACGCCCTGGGCGACATGAACCCGGCCTACCTGGACCCCGAGTTCGCGAAGAACTCCCGCTACGGCGACATCGTGTCACCGCCGGTGATGCTGCAGACCTGGACGATGCCGCCACCAAAGCTGCAGGGCATCCACGAGCGCGGCGGTGTGCCGATCGAGATGAAGGGTGAGAATCCCCTGCAGTTTCTCGCCGACGCCGGCTACACCGGCATCATCGCAACGAACTCCGAGTTCGAGATCGAGCGCTATCCGCGAGTCGGCGATGAGATCACCTCCGAGACGGTCTTCGACTCGATCTCCGATGAGAAGAAGACGGCCATGGGCAACGGGTTCTTTGTCACATGGGTGACCACATACCGCGATCAGAACGGCGAAGTCGTCGGTCGCCAATGGTTTCGCACCCTGCGGTTCAAGACGGGCGGCGAGTGATCGATGGCCAGCAGACTCGCTCCCAGCATCAGTCCGGACACGGAGTTCTTCTGGTCAGGGCTCAAGGAGCAGGAGCTTCGCATCCAGCGCTGTACCGACTGCAAGACCTTCCGTGTTCCGCCGCGACCGATGTGCGGTAGCTGCCAGTCACTCAACTGGGACTACGTCGTTTCCAGCGGACGGGGCACGGTCTACAGCTTCGTGATGCCGAAGTACCCGCCGCTGCCCTTCCTCGAGTATCCCTACGTCGTCGCGCTGATCGAACTCGACGAAGGCGTTCGCATCGTGTCGAACCTGTGCGACATAGAGCCAGAGGCGATCGAGGTCGGAATGCCCGTCGAGGTCTTCTACGAGACCTTCGGGGCACTGCCAAGCGGCGAAGAGCTGGTGTTGCACCAGTTTCGACCGGCGCGCTGAACTAGAGGAAGCCACTCATGGATTTCACCTTCACCGAGGAGCAGGAGACCGTCGCCAAGGTCGCCCGACAGCTCTTCGAGCACCGCGCCACACCGGAGCATTTGACCGAGCTCGAAGCGGCCGAGGTGCGGTACGACGCTGCACTGTGGGCCGAGTTGGCGGCGGCCGACCTGCTCGGAATCGCGCTGCCCGAATCCGTCGGCGGTACCGGCGGTGGTTTCCTCGAGTTGGGTGTGCTGCTCAGCGAGGTCGGGTACAGCGTTGCGCCGGTCCCGGTGTACGCGACGCTCGTCCTCGGCGCCGATACCATTGCCCGGCACGGCGATTCGGAGCTTCAACGGCGGTGGCTGTCCGGGGTCGTCGACGGCAGCCGCCTGTTGACCGCGGCGCTGGCCGAACCGGGCAGCTCGGATCCGGCCACACCGCGAACCACCGCACGAGCTGACGGGCAGGGCTGGCGGCTCACCGGCGTCAAAGAGTTGGTGCCCGCGGCGCAGATCGCTTCGGCCATCGTCGTATCGGCCGCGACGGACGACGGACCCGGCTTGTTCGTCATCGAAACCGATGGCAGCGGCGTGGATGTGACGCCTGTCTCCACGACCAACGGCGAGCCGTTCGCCGACGTCGAGTTGACCGATGCCATCGGGTCGCGGCTCACTGAAAATGCCGATGCCGACATCGTCCGCGCGTTGTACAGCAGAGCCCTGGTGGGTTTGTGCGCGATGCAGGTCGGGGTCGCCGACCGGGCGCTGAAGCTGGCCGCGTCGTACACCAGCGAGCGTGAGCAGTTCGGCCGCCCTATCGGGTCGTTCCAGGCCGTACAACAACGTCTGGCCGACGCATTCATCGACACCGAAGCGATCCGCTGGACCACCTGGCACGCGGCCTGGCTGATCGCCGAGGGCAGGCCCGCCGAGCGCGAAGCGGCCATCGCCAAGTTCTGGGCGGCCGAGGCAGGCGCGCGGGTCACCGCGTCCGCTCAGCAGGTACACGGCGGCATGGGCATCGACGTCACCTATCCCCTGTCCCGCTACTTCTTGTGGGCCAAGCAGATTGAACTCGCGTTCGGATCGGCGTCACAGCAGCTGGCCCGCCTCGGCAATGCATACGCGGAAGGACCAAACCGATGACCTCCACCCTGAATCGCACCACCACGCTCGCGTGGAACGACGTCACCGTCGGCGACCAGGTGACGCCGCTGGACGTTCCCGTCACCACCACGCTGATCGTCGCCGGCGCAATCGCATCGCGTGACTACATGCCGGTGCACCACGACCGTGACTTCGCCAATTCCCAAGGCTCCAAAGACATCTTCCTCAACATCCTGACGACCAACGGGCTGTGCGTGAAGTTCTTGCATGACTGGGCAGGGCCCGAAGCCATGGTCAAGAAGCTGTCCATCCGGCTCGGCGTGCCCGCCTATCCGAACGACCCGCTGCGGTTCGAGGGCAGCGTCACCGACAAGTCGTCGGCGGACGGCGAGGGGCTCATCGAGGTCACCTTCAAGGGCACCAACAGCCTGGGTGATCACGTCAAGGGCACGGCTGTGTTGAGCCTGCTCGAGGGTGTCTCGTGACAGACGGCATCGGCGGCCGGGCTGCGCTCGTCGGCATCGGACAGACAGAGTTCTCCAAGGAGTCCGGCCGGACCGAAATGCAACTGGCCTGCGAAGCGGTCAAGGCGGCCATCGAGGATGCGGGCCTGAGCCCCAAGGACATCGACGGCATGGTGACCTTCACCGTCGACGAGAACGAAGAGATCGAGGTCGCCCGCAACGTCGGCATCGAGAATCTCACCTTCTTCACCCGCGTACCGCACGGAGGGGGCGCCGCGGCGGGCACCGTGATGCAGGCCGCGATGGCGGTCGCGACGGGTGCGGCCGAGGCGGTGGTCTGTTACCGGGCTTTCAACGAGCGCTCCGGGTTTCGGTTCGGCGGCGCCGGACGTCAACCCGGCGTCACCCCGCTGTGGATGGCACCGTATGCCCCGTTCGGATTCATGACGCCGGCGGCCTGGGTGGCCCTACACGCGCAGCGGTACATGACGACGTATGGCGTCACCAACGCCGACTTCGGCAAGATCTCCGTCATCGACCGCAAGCATGCGGCCAAGAACCCCGACGCCTGGTTCTATGAGAAACCGATCACCCTCGAACAGCACCAGGAGTCGCGCTGGATCATCGAACCGGTGTTGCGTCTGCTCGACTGCTGTCAGGAGAGCGATGGCGGGGTGGCGATGGTCGTGACCAGTGTCGAGCGGGCACGCGATCTCGCCAAGCCGCCAGCCGTGATCACGGCCGCGGCCCAGGGCGCCGCGTACGACGGCGAGGTCATGACAAGTTACTACCGTGACGACATCACCGGCCTCCCTGAGATGGGCGTGGTCGGCGACAAGCTCTGGCGCAACTCCGGATTGAAGCCCGACGACATCTCGACCGCGTTCCTCTACGACCACTTCACCCCGTTCGTGTTCACGCAGCTCGAGGAGCTCGGGTTCTGCGGACGCGGTGAGGCCAAGGACTTCGTGTCCGTCGACGAG includes:
- a CDS encoding enoyl-CoA hydratase translates to MTQTTASPTEYDGIAAFEEHVGEHLGYSEWRQVTQKEIDLFAEATGDHQWIHVDAEKAANGPYGKTIAHGYLTLSLVPVLVQQIYKVTGLSMQVNYGVDKLRFPAPVPVDSRIRGGAELIKVERTNNGARATVRVTVEVEGSERPACVVDTIAAMVD
- the frc_16 gene encoding CaiB/baiF CoA-transferase family protein, encoding MSEALAGLRVVELGSDIAAPYCAKLLTDLGADVCKIEPPTGDPLRAWGPGGGLFEYLNAGKYGLTLDFSTAAGIEQAHELIAQADLLVEDLAAGSAERFDWGLDRDSLQRINPGLAVVRISDYGQDGPRRDRPSTSLTLQAASGWVNVREFGRTPVQAGARIPEYIAGGYAALAALTALRIADVEPGRLVEVDVSAFESLLCTLPYPMLLAERLKSMGLPTNSKAAPMLGIVRAADGWIGINCLTGQHWLDVCAMMGLPEFGEHQLAIMLGGPERDEFFAKAQPWLDSISVGDLVELSQAMRIPAAPINDGSSIQDCPQYRDRGFFVDGGPEDARFRRPGAPFRLSRTLVGASRPAPPLGAEATVQWETRGERDTANVGDATSPFSGLKVFDLSTFWAGAYLTCYLGAFGADVVKVESIQRPDGHRYSGSLLRNSDDWYEIGPLWQGTNLNKRDITLDLGTDAGRELALRLAADADVVIENFSPRVVEQFGLDYDSLVQINPGVVMVRMPGFGLEGPWRDYVGWALNIEQLAGMSAVTGYADGPPCNLQGPADPIAGVHATVALLAALEHRRRTGEGQLIEVAQIEVGAAVTAEPVIEYSLTGRVHEREGNRHRRYTQGVYAVAGEDDWIALSVRDDADWAAVTDVIGRPELREDPRFASAEARLGHHDEFDEVIAECAATRQADDFAEALLQRGVPAQRLMTADRMYDIDQLDARGFYEDLDHRIAGRQRYPGWPFRITPGPSRHHRTPSPTLGQHNDEVLGALGLTGEEISSLRDRRVIGERILNA
- the aldA_1 gene encoding NAD-dependent aldehyde dehydrogenase, which translates into the protein MAASTLVDDYDLYINGSWVKPESGRYAVVDPATEAVIASAPDAGVAQVGQAIAAARSAFDTGPWVTTTPQERSRCLQQLSDALLAHGDEIYALARAEWGCTANERLIHVDGPAFMAGHSAELALEPAEAPMDAWGAAGTTLLRYEPLGVVAIMTPWNFPHTLNVMKVGAALAAGNTVVLKPSPLTPLAGLALARIIDDETDIPPGVVNVVTPTGIDASKALTLDPRVDMVSFTGSSAVGRDVMAGAARTMKRILLECGGKSASVLLDDVEVTDELLERLLFEGCTLHAGQACILNSRLVVPAALHDDVVTRLADLARAVTVGNPADDGVGMGPLISREHLERVEGFVRRAESDGAKVVAGGGRPENHSQGFYFEPTILTDTSPDSYIAQEEVFGPVLTVLRYDGDDEAVAVANNSAYGLGGAVWGADIERAVGIARRIRTGQVSINGTIPGDAPFGGFKQSGIGREGGVMGLRAYMEPKAIGVPA
- a CDS encoding cytochrome P450, giving the protein MPTESTPRPTSAHPLHSPDFYAGDPYPAYRELRETSPVVWNDVTNFWALTKYEDVRFVSGHPMLFSSTRGITIPDPSQPEPVQEGNLIFTDPPRHRQLRKLINAGFTRRQVSLLEPTIRSIVDGIVDGIDPSREYEFAEEIAAPLPTRMIAEMLGAAPEDWEKFRTWSDAAVGTADPDIELDHLVALGELYEYFTKLIEARRSGEVTGQDDLLSILAAAEVDGERLTDADLLNFSFLLLVAGNETTRNLIALGTAMLLNHPDQFALLRSDPTLLTCAVEEMLRFTSPVTHMARRATADVEIRGQKIRAGDTVVMLYGAANRDEEVFGPTSEEFDITRNPNPHIAFGAGEHACLGAQLARLEARIMFEVLFGTYPSIELTGDVTRLRATMVPGVKRMPVRLKASV
- a CDS encoding isovaleryl-CoA dehydrogenase, which encodes MDFDYTPEQERLRAEFRERLEAVMTPERRAAVSGLMEGGAAMTECRRTLGEAGLLGVAWPVEYGGRGLTALEQYIFSEEARRVHAPLPMITLNTVGPTLIQYGTEEQKQKFLPAILKGTVDFAIGYSEPGAGSDLASLRTTAVRDGNEFVINGSKMFTSGAEFADYIWLAARTDPEAKKHKGITVFIVPTDSPGFSWKPLHTMPGVSTYYTFYDDVRVPESAIVLGENQGWKLVTNQLNLERAALGNLGALEPLFAKTVEWARTTPLDDGRVIDQPWVQQALARVEAQVAAYRLLNLRVNSNMSSGALGMGEASAAKVFGTELTQQVARELLDVVGQTGTRKGPDAPLKGDLESAYRLAVINTFGGGANELQRDIIAMAGLGMPRAPRDMRAS
- a CDS encoding nucleic acid-binding protein; protein product: MTDTTKADLRERLDALIGKPTDGVGKPVRAPDPVNAAMIRHWAYALGDMNPAYLDPEFAKNSRYGDIVSPPVMLQTWTMPPPKLQGIHERGGVPIEMKGENPLQFLADAGYTGIIATNSEFEIERYPRVGDEITSETVFDSISDEKKTAMGNGFFVTWVTTYRDQNGEVVGRQWFRTLRFKTGGE
- a CDS encoding putative nucleic-acid-binding protein containing a Zn-ribbon — encoded protein: MASRLAPSISPDTEFFWSGLKEQELRIQRCTDCKTFRVPPRPMCGSCQSLNWDYVVSSGRGTVYSFVMPKYPPLPFLEYPYVVALIELDEGVRIVSNLCDIEPEAIEVGMPVEVFYETFGALPSGEELVLHQFRPAR
- the caiA_5 gene encoding Short/branched chain specific acyl-CoA dehydrogenase is translated as MDFTFTEEQETVAKVARQLFEHRATPEHLTELEAAEVRYDAALWAELAAADLLGIALPESVGGTGGGFLELGVLLSEVGYSVAPVPVYATLVLGADTIARHGDSELQRRWLSGVVDGSRLLTAALAEPGSSDPATPRTTARADGQGWRLTGVKELVPAAQIASAIVVSAATDDGPGLFVIETDGSGVDVTPVSTTNGEPFADVELTDAIGSRLTENADADIVRALYSRALVGLCAMQVGVADRALKLAASYTSEREQFGRPIGSFQAVQQRLADAFIDTEAIRWTTWHAAWLIAEGRPAEREAAIAKFWAAEAGARVTASAQQVHGGMGIDVTYPLSRYFLWAKQIELAFGSASQQLARLGNAYAEGPNR
- a CDS encoding acyl dehydratase; this encodes MTSTLNRTTTLAWNDVTVGDQVTPLDVPVTTTLIVAGAIASRDYMPVHHDRDFANSQGSKDIFLNILTTNGLCVKFLHDWAGPEAMVKKLSIRLGVPAYPNDPLRFEGSVTDKSSADGEGLIEVTFKGTNSLGDHVKGTAVLSLLEGVS
- a CDS encoding lipid-transfer protein, encoding MTDGIGGRAALVGIGQTEFSKESGRTEMQLACEAVKAAIEDAGLSPKDIDGMVTFTVDENEEIEVARNVGIENLTFFTRVPHGGGAAAGTVMQAAMAVATGAAEAVVCYRAFNERSGFRFGGAGRQPGVTPLWMAPYAPFGFMTPAAWVALHAQRYMTTYGVTNADFGKISVIDRKHAAKNPDAWFYEKPITLEQHQESRWIIEPVLRLLDCCQESDGGVAMVVTSVERARDLAKPPAVITAAAQGAAYDGEVMTSYYRDDITGLPEMGVVGDKLWRNSGLKPDDISTAFLYDHFTPFVFTQLEELGFCGRGEAKDFVSVDELSLGGRMPINTNGGLLGEAYIHGMNGITEGVRQVRGTSYNQVDDVEHVLVTSGTGVPTSGLILAPDR